The nucleotide window CTGGCGCCCTTCCGCAAGGATTACCGCCACCACCAGACGGGCGAATCCAACGGCGACTCCCACCTGAAGAGCTTGCTCATGCACCACGAGGTCACGCTGCCCATCACCAACGGACGGCTCGACCTGGGGCCCTGGCAGCGCGTGTTCTACGCCGAGTTCGACGGCCAGCGTTCCAAGCGCGTGGTCATCAAGGTGATGGGCGAGTAGGGCTCGCCCATCTCCCTCGCGACGGCGCTCGGGCTACACCGCCACCGTTTCGGCTGCGCGCACCAGCGGGATCATGCGCACGGGCGTGGCCAGCGACCGTGTCACCAGGCACGAGCGCTCCGCTTTTTCCAGCAGGCGCATCCCCCGCTCGCGATCGCGCTCGTGGGCAACCGTCAGCACGGGATGGATTTCCACGTCGGTGAAACGGAAACCTCCCTCGCCTTTGGCCAGCGTGCCCGTGGCGCTCACTTCCAGGTCCAGCGCCTCGAACTTCGACATCTCAGCGATGGCCGCGAACGTAGCCACGAAGCAACTGCTCACGGCCGCCACGAAGAAATGTTCCGGTGTCCAGAACCCGATCTCGCCCTGGAA belongs to Terriglobales bacterium and includes:
- a CDS encoding OsmC family protein, whose product is MTDYRYKVDAHWTQGRRGHVLGEGVTQDLDFSAPPEFQGEIGFWTPEHFFVAAVSSCFVATFAAIAEMSKFEALDLEVSATGTLAKGEGGFRFTDVEIHPVLTVAHERDRERGMRLLEKAERSCLVTRSLATPVRMIPLVRAAETVAV
- a CDS encoding secondary thiamine-phosphate synthase enzyme YjbQ, giving the protein MRFHTEYLTFNTRKHREYIHITPQVEAAVAKSGVKEGMVLVSAMHITASVYVNDHESGLIADIDEWLEKLAPFRKDYRHHQTGESNGDSHLKSLLMHHEVTLPITNGRLDLGPWQRVFYAEFDGQRSKRVVIKVMGE